The Novosphingobium terrae genome has a window encoding:
- a CDS encoding class I SAM-dependent methyltransferase, with translation MRLRTAALLPLALLPAALLTACHQAPADPDAGRPPEARGFPRAEHQTAQLSTENAPEADRDRRDEAHSVMDLARITPGMTVADIGAGEGYYTVRLAARVGKKGRVLAEDIDPASLSALGDRVARENLDNVSIQHGAEADPHLPRDSFDRIFMVHMYHEVSEPYAFLWYLRPALRAGGRIVVVDSDVVTSGPHAGHGIAPGRLFCEFSAVGYRLTEFLRKPEISGYYAEFEAAGALPAPSSMQACRMGIAPAQRTVTGKG, from the coding sequence ATGCGCCTGCGCACCGCTGCCTTGCTGCCGCTGGCGCTGCTGCCAGCGGCTCTGCTGACAGCCTGCCATCAGGCACCGGCTGACCCCGATGCCGGGCGCCCGCCCGAGGCGCGCGGCTTCCCCCGCGCCGAGCATCAGACCGCACAGCTCTCCACCGAAAACGCCCCCGAAGCCGATCGTGATCGCCGGGACGAAGCCCATTCGGTGATGGATCTGGCGCGGATCACGCCGGGCATGACCGTGGCCGATATCGGCGCGGGTGAGGGCTATTACACCGTGCGCCTCGCCGCGCGTGTCGGCAAGAAGGGGCGCGTGCTGGCCGAGGACATCGATCCGGCCAGCCTCTCCGCGCTGGGCGATCGCGTGGCGCGCGAAAATCTCGACAATGTCTCGATTCAGCACGGGGCCGAGGCTGATCCGCATTTGCCCCGTGACAGTTTTGACCGCATTTTCATGGTCCATATGTACCACGAAGTGTCCGAGCCCTATGCCTTCCTCTGGTATCTGCGGCCTGCGCTGCGCGCCGGGGGGCGGATTGTGGTGGTGGACAGCGATGTCGTCACCAGCGGTCCCCACGCTGGGCATGGTATCGCCCCGGGTCGCCTGTTCTGCGAATTTTCCGCCGTCGGATATCGATTGACGGAATTCCTTCGCAAGCCGGAGATTTCCGGGTATTACGCGGAATTCGAAGCTGCCGGTGCTTTACCGGCTCCGTCCTCGATGCAGGCCTGCCGGATGGGGATAGCTCCGGCCCAGCGCACTGTCACAGGCAAGGGGTGA
- a CDS encoding SH3 domain-containing protein produces the protein MSFRRFVSAAAVLSLAIGALCSAPLSSAPDRKPPYWQSLRADEVNMRVGPGEDYGIRFVYHRRHLPVKVLRIKENWRFVEDPDGVRGWMVINFLGNERTASVRGRAPAEMRSGGSDSAGLLWKIAPGAVGKLGDCGNGWCKLDIDRHVGFVRQDRLWGVGQP, from the coding sequence ATGTCATTCCGCCGTTTCGTCTCCGCCGCTGCCGTCCTTTCGCTGGCAATTGGCGCCCTTTGCTCCGCCCCGCTCTCCTCCGCGCCGGACCGCAAGCCGCCCTATTGGCAGTCCCTGCGCGCCGATGAAGTGAACATGCGCGTTGGCCCGGGCGAGGATTATGGCATCCGCTTCGTCTACCACCGCCGCCACCTTCCGGTGAAAGTGCTGCGCATCAAGGAAAACTGGCGCTTCGTGGAAGACCCGGACGGCGTGCGGGGCTGGATGGTGATCAACTTCCTCGGCAATGAGCGCACGGCCTCCGTGCGTGGGCGCGCGCCTGCGGAGATGCGCTCGGGCGGCAGCGATTCGGCGGGGCTACTGTGGAAGATCGCCCCGGGCGCCGTGGGCAAGCTGGGCGATTGCGGGAATGGCTGGTGCAAGCTCGATATCGACCGGCATGTGGGATTCGTGCGGCAGGATCGGCTTTGGGGTGTCGGGCAGCCGTAA
- a CDS encoding NAD(P)H-dependent flavin oxidoreductase → MGFKGLQPILYGGREVWPLVEGGKGVAATNHASSGAWAAAGGIGTVSAVNADSYDDNGDFIPQIYHALTRQGRHAELIRYAIDGAVEQVRRAYDIASGKGAININVLWEMGGAQQVLEGVLEKTRGLVTGVTCGAGMPYKLSEIAARFNVHYLPIVSSGRAFRALWKRAYHKVADLMAAVVYEDPWLAGGHNGLSNAEDPTKPQDPYPRVKQLRETMRAEGVPDSVPIVMAGGVWYLREWENWIDNPELGAIVFQYGTRPLLTEESPIPQAWKDHLRTLEPGDVLLHKFSPTGFYSSAVKNPFLLDLEARSQRQIPYSKVEAGDHTVQLDVGVKGKNFWVTPTDRERARGWVGQGYTEALRTPDDTVVFVTPDTRTVIRKDQADCMGCLSHCGFSAWKDHDDWSTGRLADPRSFCIQKTLQDIAHGGDVEQNLMFAGHAAYRFKQDPFYSNNFTPTVKQLVDRILTGD, encoded by the coding sequence ATGGGTTTCAAGGGTTTGCAGCCGATTCTCTACGGGGGTAGGGAGGTCTGGCCGCTGGTTGAGGGAGGCAAGGGGGTTGCCGCCACCAACCACGCGAGTTCGGGCGCATGGGCGGCCGCAGGCGGCATCGGAACGGTCTCGGCCGTCAATGCCGACAGCTATGACGACAATGGCGATTTCATCCCGCAGATCTATCATGCGCTGACCCGTCAGGGCCGCCATGCCGAACTGATCCGCTATGCCATCGATGGTGCCGTGGAGCAGGTTCGCCGCGCCTATGACATTGCCAGCGGCAAGGGCGCGATCAACATCAACGTGCTCTGGGAAATGGGCGGCGCCCAGCAGGTGCTGGAAGGCGTGCTGGAAAAGACGCGCGGGCTGGTGACGGGCGTCACCTGCGGCGCGGGCATGCCCTACAAGCTTTCCGAGATCGCGGCGCGCTTCAACGTGCATTACCTGCCGATCGTCTCCTCGGGCCGCGCTTTCCGCGCGCTGTGGAAGCGCGCCTATCACAAGGTCGCCGATCTGATGGCGGCGGTGGTCTATGAGGACCCCTGGCTGGCCGGTGGTCACAACGGCCTTTCCAACGCCGAAGACCCCACCAAGCCGCAGGACCCCTATCCCCGCGTCAAGCAGCTGCGCGAGACCATGCGCGCCGAGGGCGTGCCCGATTCGGTGCCCATCGTGATGGCCGGCGGCGTCTGGTATCTGCGCGAGTGGGAAAACTGGATCGACAACCCCGAGTTGGGCGCCATCGTCTTCCAGTATGGCACGCGCCCGCTGCTGACCGAGGAAAGCCCGATCCCTCAGGCGTGGAAGGATCACCTCCGCACGCTGGAGCCGGGCGATGTGCTGCTTCACAAGTTCAGCCCCACCGGTTTCTACTCCTCGGCGGTGAAGAACCCCTTCCTGCTGGACCTTGAGGCTCGCAGCCAGCGCCAGATCCCCTATTCCAAGGTGGAAGCGGGCGATCATACGGTGCAGCTCGACGTGGGCGTGAAGGGCAAGAACTTCTGGGTGACGCCCACCGACCGCGAACGCGCGCGGGGCTGGGTTGGCCAGGGTTACACCGAAGCGCTGCGCACCCCCGACGATACGGTGGTTTTCGTGACCCCCGACACGCGCACCGTGATCCGCAAGGATCAGGCCGATTGCATGGGCTGCCTCTCGCACTGCGGTTTCTCTGCGTGGAAGGACCATGACGACTGGTCGACCGGTCGCCTGGCCGATCCGCGCAGCTTCTGCATCCAGAAGACGCTTCAGGACATCGCCCATGGCGGCGACGTGGAACAGAACCTGATGTTTGCGGGCCACGCGGCCTATCGCTTCAAGCAGGACCCGTTCTATTCCAACAACTTCACCCCCACGGTGAAGCAGCTCGTCGATCGCATCCTGACCGGCGACTGA
- the prfB gene encoding peptide chain release factor 2 produces MRAEGQAHIDRIEAALALVRKFLDWDRALRRFDELNARVEDPKLWDNPKEAEAVMRERRRLEASIGAVNHIGQEMADAVEFIELGEMEGDEATIGEGLSTLAALAERADNDKVQALLAGEADASDTYIEVHAGAGGTESQDWAEMLQRMYTRWAERHGYKVELVDYHAGEQAGIKSATLLIKGENAYGYAKTESGVHRLVRISPYDSSARRHTSFSSIWVYPVVDDNIEIDINPADLKIDTYRASGAGGQHVNTTDSAVRITHVPSGIIVASQNDRSQHKNRATAMNMLKARLYETELAKREAATNSEYNAKTEIGWGHQIRSYVLQPYQLVKDLRTGVTSTSPDDVLDGALDPFMAAALSQRVTGDKVDVEDVD; encoded by the coding sequence ATGCGTGCCGAGGGCCAGGCCCATATTGACCGGATTGAGGCTGCTTTGGCGCTCGTCCGCAAGTTCCTGGACTGGGACCGTGCGCTGCGCCGCTTTGACGAGCTGAACGCGCGCGTGGAAGATCCCAAGCTCTGGGACAATCCCAAGGAAGCCGAGGCGGTGATGCGTGAGCGTCGCCGTTTGGAGGCCAGCATCGGCGCCGTCAATCACATCGGTCAGGAAATGGCCGACGCTGTCGAGTTCATCGAGCTGGGCGAGATGGAGGGCGACGAAGCCACCATCGGCGAGGGGCTTTCCACGCTGGCCGCGCTGGCCGAGCGTGCCGATAACGACAAGGTGCAGGCGCTGCTGGCTGGTGAGGCCGATGCCAGCGACACCTACATCGAAGTCCACGCGGGCGCGGGCGGCACCGAGAGCCAGGACTGGGCCGAGATGCTGCAGCGCATGTACACCCGCTGGGCCGAGCGCCATGGCTACAAGGTCGAGCTGGTGGATTACCACGCGGGCGAACAGGCCGGGATCAAGAGCGCCACGCTGCTGATCAAGGGCGAGAACGCCTACGGCTATGCCAAGACCGAGAGCGGTGTGCACCGTCTGGTCCGCATCAGCCCTTATGATAGCTCGGCGCGTCGCCACACCTCGTTTTCGTCGATCTGGGTCTATCCCGTGGTCGATGACAACATCGAGATCGACATCAATCCGGCGGATCTGAAGATCGACACCTATCGCGCTTCGGGCGCGGGTGGTCAGCACGTGAACACCACCGATTCGGCGGTGCGTATCACTCACGTTCCCTCGGGCATCATCGTCGCCTCGCAGAATGACCGCAGCCAGCACAAGAACCGCGCCACTGCGATGAACATGCTGAAGGCGCGTCTGTACGAGACCGAGCTGGCCAAGCGTGAAGCGGCCACCAACAGCGAATACAACGCCAAGACCGAGATCGGTTGGGGTCACCAGATCCGTTCCTATGTTCTCCAGCCCTATCAGCTGGTGAAGGATCTGCGCACCGGCGTCACCAGCACCTCGCCTGACGATGTGCTGGATGGCGCGCTCGATCCCTTCATGGCCGCGGCCCTGTCGCAGCGCGTGACGGGCGACAAGGTCGACGTCGAGGACGTGGATTGA
- the bla gene encoding class A beta-lactamase, with protein MMHRRQFGAGVVAALGAGAAFPRLALADAEALADVGTLGFYLLDTATGQGFGERMDERFAMCSSFKLSLAAHVLHLAQQGRIDLTQMVTYGEAFVAALGHTPDTKAHLSTGMSVLDLARASVVNSDNAAANLLLERTGGPEALTAFWRAQGDKVTRLDANEPSLNRVPLGEERNTSTPRAMAHTVAALLTGPLLTAPHRTLLLDWMHESATGLKRIRAGVPQGWWAGDKTGTASYDDAPAYCVDLAYLRPPGHAPLIATAFLRVDGPHAEITPAAEARIAQAARAALQRWMGQGHR; from the coding sequence ATGATGCACCGCCGGCAGTTCGGCGCCGGAGTTGTCGCGGCGCTGGGCGCCGGGGCGGCTTTCCCGCGCCTTGCGCTGGCGGATGCCGAAGCCCTTGCCGATGTGGGCACGCTGGGTTTCTATCTGCTCGATACGGCCACGGGGCAGGGCTTTGGAGAGCGCATGGATGAGCGTTTCGCCATGTGCTCCTCCTTCAAGCTGAGCCTTGCCGCCCATGTGCTGCATCTGGCGCAGCAGGGCCGGATCGATCTCACGCAGATGGTGACCTATGGCGAGGCTTTCGTGGCCGCTCTGGGCCATACGCCGGACACAAAGGCGCATCTCTCCACCGGCATGAGCGTGCTGGATCTGGCCCGCGCCAGCGTGGTCAACAGCGACAATGCCGCCGCCAACCTGCTGCTTGAGCGCACGGGCGGGCCTGAGGCGCTGACCGCCTTCTGGCGCGCGCAGGGCGACAAGGTTACCCGCCTCGACGCCAATGAGCCTAGCCTCAACCGCGTGCCTCTGGGCGAGGAGCGCAACACCAGCACCCCGCGCGCCATGGCTCACACCGTCGCCGCGCTGCTGACGGGCCCTTTGCTGACCGCGCCCCACCGCACCCTGCTGCTCGACTGGATGCATGAGAGCGCCACCGGCCTCAAGCGCATCCGCGCGGGCGTGCCGCAGGGCTGGTGGGCGGGCGACAAGACCGGCACCGCCTCCTATGACGATGCCCCGGCCTATTGCGTCGATCTGGCCTATCTGCGCCCGCCGGGCCATGCGCCGCTGATCGCCACGGCCTTTCTGCGCGTCGATGGCCCTCATGCCGAGATCACGCCTGCGGCGGAGGCGCGCATCGCTCAGGCTGCCCGCGCGGCGCTGCAACGCTGGATGGGGCAGGGCCACCGCTGA